One part of the Vidua chalybeata isolate OUT-0048 chromosome 37 unlocalized genomic scaffold, bVidCha1 merged haplotype SUPER_37_unloc_1, whole genome shotgun sequence genome encodes these proteins:
- the KAT8 gene encoding histone acetyltransferase KAT8 produces the protein MAAAGAGPVPEASGGPGGAPGGPRAAPEGPGGGSGSGSGSGGGGGAGRGPPGAAGTARDAEVAVEIGETYLCRRADGSWHSAEVIQSRLNEQEAREEFYVHYVGFNRRLDEWVDRNRLALSKSLKEAAQKSSEPFLAELAEPERKITRNQKRKHDEINHVQKTYAEMDPTTAALEKEHEAITKVKYVDKIHIGHYEIDAWYFSPFPEDYGKQPKLWICEFCLKYMKYERSYRLHLGQCQWRQPPGREIYRKGNISVYEVDGKDHKIYCQNLCLLAKLFLDHKTLYFDVEPFVFYLLTEVDRQGAHIVGYFSKEKESPDGNNVACILTLPPYQRRGYGKFLIAFSYELSKLESTVGSPEKPLSDLGKLSYRSYWSWVLLEILRDFRGTLSIKDLSQMTSITQTDIISTLQSLNMVKYWKGQHVICVTPKLVEEHLKSAQYKKPPITVDSICLRWAPPKHKQAKVAKK, from the exons atggcggcggccggTGCGGGCCCGGTGCCGGAGGCCTCGGGCGGGCCCGGGGGGGCCCCGGGCGGGCCCCGAGCGGCCCCGGAGGGTCCCGGGGGCGGCTCCGGGagcggctccggctccggcggcggcggcggcgccgggaggGGCCCCCCGGGGGCCGCGGGGACGGCGCGGGACGCGGAGGTGGCGGTGGAGATCGGGGAGACGTACCTGTGCCGCAGGGCGGACGGCAGCTGGC ACTCGGCCGAGGTGATCCAGTCCCGCCTGAACGAGCAGGAGGCGCGCGAGGAGTTCTACGTGCACTACGTGGGCT ttaaCCGGCGCCTGGACGAGTGGGTGGACCGGAACCGGCTGGCGCTCTCCAAGAGCCTGAAGGAGGCGGCGCAGAAGAGCTCCGAGCCCTTCCTGGCCGAGCTGGCCGAGCCCGAGCGCAAGATCACCCGCAACCAGAAACGCAAGCACGACGAGATCAACCACGTGCAGAAG ACCTACGCCGAGATGGACCCGACCACGGCGGCGCTGGAGAAGGAGCACGAGGCC ATCACCAAGGTGAAGTACGTGGACAAGATCCACATCGGGCACTACGAGATCGACGCCTGGTACTTCTCGCCCTTCCCCGAGGACTACGGGAAGCAGCCCAAGCTCTGGATCTGCGAGTTCTGCCTCAAGTACATGAAATACGAGAGGAGCTACCGCCTGCACCTg GGGCAGTGCCAGTGGCGGCAGCCGCCCGGGCGGGAGATTTACCGCAAGGGCAACATCTCGGTCTACGAGGTGGACGGCAAGGACCACAAG ATCTATTGCCAGAACCTGTGCCTGCTGGCCAAGCTCTTCCTGGACCACAAGACGCTTTACTTCGACGTGGAGCCCTTCGTGTTCTACCTGCTCACCGAGGTCGACCGCCAGGGCGCCCACATCGTCGGCTACTTCTCCAAg GAAAAGGAGTCCCCAGACGGGAACAACGTCGCCTGCATCCTGACCCTGCCCCCGTACCAGCGCCGCGGCTACGGAAAATTCCTGATCGCCTTCA GTTACGAGCTCTCCAAGCTGGAGAGCACCGTGGGCTCCCCGGAGAAGCCGCTCTCGGACCTGGGCAAGCTCAGCTACCGCAGCTACTGgtcctgggtgctgctggagatCCTCCGGGACTTCCGCGGGACCCTGTCCATCAAGGACCTCAG CCAGATGACCAGCATCACCCAGACCGACATCATCAGCACGCTGCAGTCGCTGAACATGGTGAAATACTGGAAGGGGCAGCACGTCATCTGCGTCACGCCCAAGCTGGTGGAGGAGCACCTCAAGAGCGCCCAGTACAAGAAGCCGCCCATCACCG TGGACTCCATCTGCCTGCGCTGGGCGCCCCCGAAGCACAAACAGGCCAAGGTGGCCAAGAAGTGA